From Halomicrobium salinisoli, the proteins below share one genomic window:
- a CDS encoding NAD-dependent epimerase/dehydratase family protein, which yields MDVLIVGGTGLISTGITRQAVDAGHDVTCFTRGESEADVPDEVSFVRGDRDEDADLRAARDEVDPDCVIDMVCFSPEQAEAAIEVFAGEIEQYVFCSTVDVYHRPLETNPVQEDAPRAPPVSQYGADKAECEDLFFAAHERGDFAATVIRPWSTYGEGGPVLHTLGTDTYYLDRLREGEPVIVHGDGQGLWGPCHRDDVAAAFVNAVGNDVAYGEAYHVTTEEVITWRQYHETVADALGAPEPELVYIPTDVLAEAVPDRTGMLLDHFQFSTVFDNSKARRDLDFEYTISFREGVERTIEWLEDNDEIDPWDSEDDDELVAAWRDATGDFLESVEE from the coding sequence ATGGACGTACTCATCGTCGGCGGCACCGGCCTGATCAGCACGGGGATCACGCGACAGGCGGTCGACGCCGGCCACGACGTGACCTGCTTCACCCGCGGCGAGAGCGAGGCCGACGTGCCCGACGAAGTTTCCTTCGTCCGCGGCGACCGCGACGAGGACGCGGACCTCCGCGCGGCCCGCGACGAGGTCGACCCGGACTGCGTGATCGACATGGTGTGCTTCTCGCCGGAGCAGGCCGAGGCGGCGATCGAGGTGTTCGCTGGCGAAATCGAGCAGTACGTCTTCTGCTCGACCGTCGACGTCTACCACCGGCCGCTGGAGACCAATCCGGTGCAGGAGGACGCCCCGCGGGCGCCCCCGGTCAGCCAGTACGGCGCGGACAAGGCCGAGTGCGAGGACCTGTTCTTCGCGGCCCACGAGCGCGGCGACTTCGCCGCCACCGTGATCCGCCCGTGGAGCACCTACGGCGAGGGCGGCCCCGTCCTGCACACGCTCGGGACCGACACCTACTACCTCGACAGGCTGCGGGAGGGCGAGCCCGTGATCGTCCACGGCGACGGTCAGGGCCTGTGGGGTCCCTGCCACCGCGACGACGTGGCCGCCGCCTTCGTGAACGCCGTCGGCAACGACGTCGCCTACGGCGAGGCCTACCACGTCACCACCGAGGAGGTGATCACCTGGCGGCAGTACCACGAGACCGTCGCGGACGCCCTGGGCGCGCCGGAGCCGGAGCTCGTCTATATCCCGACGGACGTCCTCGCGGAGGCGGTGCCCGACAGGACCGGAATGCTGCTCGACCACTTCCAGTTCTCGACGGTGTTCGACAACAGCAAGGCCCGCCGCGACCTCGATTTCGAGTACACGATCTCCTTCCGCGAGGGCGTCGAGCGCACGATCGAGTGGCTGGAAGACAACGACGAGATCGACCCGTGGGACAGCGAGGACGACGACGAACTGGTCGCGGCGTGGCGCGACGCCACCGGCGACTTCCTTGAGTCGGTCGAGGAGTAG
- a CDS encoding VanZ family protein, with protein MRAIRLPLAPTWLRWTGVAAVAGVIFYLSVLTVPPADPVIEPPSLVPLDKWRHFLAYAAFGGSLGYATADWDWSTRRLAALVLGATVLYGVGIEVWQSFVPRRYTSLGDAYANALGAVVASPWFLVRERAEFVELRAWLGSLIGDGEPA; from the coding sequence ATGCGCGCGATTCGCCTTCCGCTCGCCCCGACGTGGCTCCGCTGGACCGGGGTCGCCGCCGTCGCCGGCGTGATCTTCTACCTCTCGGTCCTGACCGTTCCGCCGGCGGATCCAGTCATCGAGCCGCCGTCGCTCGTTCCCCTCGACAAGTGGCGCCACTTCCTCGCCTACGCCGCGTTCGGCGGGAGCCTCGGCTACGCGACGGCCGACTGGGACTGGTCGACGCGGCGCCTCGCGGCGCTCGTGCTCGGCGCGACCGTGCTCTACGGCGTCGGGATCGAGGTCTGGCAGTCGTTCGTCCCGCGGCGGTACACGTCGCTCGGCGACGCCTACGCCAACGCGCTCGGGGCCGTCGTCGCCAGCCCGTGGTTCCTCGTCCGCGAGCGCGCCGAGTTCGTCGAACTCCGGGCGTGGCTCGGATCGCTGATCGGCGACGGCGAGCCGGCCTGA
- a CDS encoding NAD(P)/FAD-dependent oxidoreductase, which yields MPDPPAYEVAVVGGGPAGLTTALYTTRLGHRTAAFERAGGRHAAVDNVHNLLGVSEDVSGSELAELGVRQLEEYGADYHPDAVETVERVDEDRFRIDGAHGTATAERVVLATGFSDEGPDVPGLERFTGRGLHYCLHCDAYTLGDGAVFVLGHTEHAAQVAMLLLHFTDDVTLLTDDEAPEWSDETAAQLEAHPVERVDGEVIGAFAEGSGGSTVLEDEGVRGGPAEEWLGGLTLADGTEREFLGGFAVYGLEYNNRLAADLGCDLADDGAVEADDEGRTSEDGVYAVGDVTHGQNQTPIAMGDGARAGIALHQDLRAFPVDADALDAVDPTDLRVPGAAVELRARMRRDRGRDRHAGLRDPRPGE from the coding sequence ATGCCCGATCCACCCGCGTACGAGGTCGCGGTCGTCGGCGGCGGCCCGGCCGGCCTGACGACGGCGCTGTACACGACGCGGCTCGGCCACCGGACGGCCGCCTTCGAGCGCGCCGGCGGCCGCCACGCCGCGGTCGACAACGTCCACAACCTGCTGGGCGTCTCCGAGGACGTCTCCGGGAGCGAGCTCGCCGAGCTGGGCGTCCGCCAGCTCGAGGAGTACGGCGCCGACTACCACCCCGACGCCGTCGAGACCGTCGAGCGCGTCGACGAGGACCGGTTCCGGATCGATGGCGCTCACGGGACGGCCACCGCCGAGCGGGTCGTCCTCGCCACGGGCTTCTCCGACGAGGGACCGGACGTGCCCGGGCTGGAGCGGTTCACCGGCCGGGGCCTGCACTACTGCCTGCACTGCGACGCCTACACGCTCGGCGACGGAGCGGTGTTCGTCCTCGGGCACACCGAGCACGCCGCCCAGGTCGCCATGCTGCTACTGCACTTCACCGACGACGTGACGCTGCTGACCGACGACGAGGCGCCCGAGTGGAGCGACGAGACGGCGGCACAGCTCGAGGCCCACCCGGTCGAGCGCGTCGACGGCGAGGTGATCGGCGCGTTCGCGGAGGGCTCCGGCGGGTCGACGGTCCTCGAAGACGAGGGCGTCCGCGGCGGCCCGGCCGAGGAGTGGCTCGGCGGGCTGACGCTCGCGGACGGCACCGAGCGGGAGTTCCTCGGCGGCTTCGCCGTCTACGGGCTGGAGTACAACAACCGGCTGGCGGCGGACCTGGGCTGTGACCTCGCCGACGACGGCGCCGTCGAGGCCGACGACGAGGGCCGGACCAGCGAGGACGGCGTCTACGCCGTCGGCGACGTCACCCACGGCCAGAACCAGACACCCATCGCGATGGGCGACGGCGCGCGGGCGGGCATCGCGCTCCACCAGGACCTCCGGGCGTTCCCCGTCGACGCCGACGCCCTCGACGCGGTCGACCCGACGGACCTTCGCGTGCCCGGCGCGGCGGTCGAGCTCAGGGCGCGGATGCGCCGCGACCGCGGGCGCGACCGCCACGCCGGCCTGCGCGACCCGCGGCCCGGCGAGTGA
- a CDS encoding ZIP family metal transporter yields the protein MPSALLYGAVASSALLIGAVVGAKLDVPDWVVAGTLALASGALLTAVAFELFEPAVRSGGPWVAGGALLAGSAVFTAVDWFLDERMGGEEGTGLALAAGVTLDGVPENLALGVTLIGGSSGSGLVLLAAIFVANFPEALNSAEYLTGEGESAARAVGLWAGVGVLLALAVVAGQTFFAGVDRTVLALVEGFAAGAVLASVADEMLPDAYEEGGPVVALATAAGFFMTFLLQHAA from the coding sequence ATGCCCAGTGCGCTGCTCTACGGCGCCGTCGCGTCGAGCGCGCTCCTGATCGGCGCGGTCGTGGGGGCCAAACTGGACGTGCCCGACTGGGTCGTCGCGGGGACGCTCGCGCTCGCCAGTGGCGCCCTGCTGACGGCCGTCGCGTTCGAGCTGTTCGAGCCGGCCGTCCGGTCCGGCGGGCCGTGGGTCGCCGGCGGCGCGCTCCTCGCCGGGAGCGCCGTCTTCACCGCCGTCGACTGGTTCCTCGACGAGCGGATGGGCGGCGAGGAGGGGACGGGCCTGGCGCTGGCGGCCGGAGTGACCCTCGACGGCGTCCCGGAGAACCTGGCGCTGGGGGTGACGCTGATCGGCGGGTCGAGCGGGAGCGGGCTGGTGCTGCTCGCGGCCATCTTCGTCGCGAACTTCCCGGAGGCGCTGAACAGCGCCGAGTACCTCACCGGCGAGGGGGAGTCGGCCGCGCGGGCCGTCGGCCTCTGGGCCGGCGTGGGCGTCCTGCTCGCGCTGGCCGTGGTCGCCGGACAGACGTTCTTCGCCGGCGTCGACCGGACCGTCCTCGCGCTCGTCGAGGGGTTCGCCGCCGGAGCCGTCCTCGCCTCGGTCGCCGACGAGATGCTCCCGGACGCCTACGAGGAAGGCGGCCCCGTCGTCGCGCTGGCGACCGCGGCGGGCTTTTTCATGACGTTCCTCCTGCAGCACGCCGCTTGA
- a CDS encoding AI-2E family transporter, with amino-acid sequence MDTSKAFLLGFVAVLLAVSTLMVLPYLEYFLLAVILASVLAPLQHRLERHISPSKAAALLSAAATVAVLLPLILVIQAVAADAAALVEELRSGGEGLDEFETGLEGLLGVEVDIVGSIQSAAGDGGMETLGGAIGVFGTLTHVLVGLGLTLFLLFYFLRDGESFFAWLQWVLPLPDRVEADLLQSIHHITNAVLAGHVLVAIIQGALAGAGLFVAGVPNAFFWTAVMIVLSLLPVVGSFLIWGPAAVYLFTIGRPVAAGLLVAYGAVVVGVSDDYLRPVVVDRYAHVSPAVIIIGILGGLTVMGFIGIFVGPIIIGALKATLDVFREEYEEPVPARQ; translated from the coding sequence ATGGACACGAGCAAGGCGTTCCTCCTCGGCTTCGTGGCAGTCCTGCTGGCGGTGTCGACGCTGATGGTGCTGCCCTACCTCGAGTACTTCCTGCTGGCCGTGATCCTGGCGTCGGTGCTCGCGCCGCTGCAGCACCGGCTCGAGCGCCACATCAGTCCCTCGAAGGCGGCGGCGCTGCTCTCGGCGGCGGCCACGGTCGCCGTACTCTTGCCGCTGATACTCGTGATCCAGGCCGTCGCCGCCGACGCCGCCGCGCTCGTCGAGGAGCTCCGCTCCGGCGGGGAGGGGCTCGACGAGTTCGAGACCGGCCTCGAGGGGCTCCTCGGCGTCGAGGTGGACATCGTCGGGTCGATCCAGTCGGCCGCCGGCGACGGCGGCATGGAGACCCTCGGCGGCGCCATCGGCGTCTTCGGCACGCTGACGCACGTCCTCGTCGGGCTCGGGCTCACCCTCTTTCTCCTGTTCTACTTCCTGCGGGACGGCGAGTCCTTCTTCGCGTGGCTCCAGTGGGTGTTGCCGCTCCCGGACCGCGTCGAGGCGGACCTCCTCCAGTCGATCCACCACATCACGAACGCCGTGCTGGCGGGTCACGTCCTCGTCGCGATCATCCAGGGGGCGCTCGCCGGGGCCGGCCTGTTCGTCGCGGGCGTCCCCAACGCCTTCTTCTGGACGGCCGTGATGATCGTCCTCTCGCTGCTGCCCGTCGTCGGCTCCTTCCTGATCTGGGGGCCGGCGGCGGTCTACCTGTTCACGATCGGTCGGCCGGTGGCGGCCGGCCTCCTCGTGGCCTACGGCGCCGTCGTCGTCGGCGTCTCAGACGACTACCTCCGCCCGGTCGTGGTCGACCGCTACGCCCACGTCAGTCCCGCGGTCATCATCATCGGCATCCTCGGCGGGCTGACGGTGATGGGCTTCATCGGCATCTTCGTCGGTCCCATCATCATCGGCGCGCTGAAGGCGACGCTCGACGTCTTCCGGGAGGAGTACGAGGAGCCCGTCCCTGCCCGACAGTAG
- a CDS encoding phosphoenolpyruvate carboxykinase (ATP) codes for MSDLGMTVQSPADSLPDPAEADNVEYDPSFAQLREYSRELETETEFGSPAYVSEHRSRNADATKNAVDDEFTASDYQVIETAYDAAAEREMVCLDRRLGRHPENSYVCRLFVPKEHARIALAWGKLLEPVEGDREPDFYTVQLPDRDEVAVRVVPESGVTAVLGSDYTGEAKKSFLRLFMFYAKQQGGLGLHAGTKRVDLETDDGMDTVGQVFLGLSGTGKSTLTAHGLDLEDPEEATMLQDDVCALRTDGSVAGSEGQGLYIKTIGLDADEQPELHEAATHESAVMENVDVDEDGAVDFDSDEHTANARAVVQRDHLDSADDEIDLPEVDQVFFITRNPAMPPIAKLAPEEAAAAFMLGESVQTSAGDPSKAGESIRVVGTNPFIVGSKGEEGNRFRDLVADLGVECFVLNTGSVGDRDVGVDDTVTLLREVSRGSIEWREDDATGLTVPASVPGMDVSRFDVADALDDHEDRIEHLRTERRTHLARFEDLADEIEDAVY; via the coding sequence ATGTCAGATCTCGGGATGACGGTCCAATCCCCCGCCGACAGCCTGCCCGACCCCGCCGAAGCGGACAACGTCGAGTACGACCCCTCGTTCGCGCAGCTGCGCGAGTACTCGCGCGAGCTCGAGACCGAGACCGAGTTCGGCTCGCCGGCGTACGTGAGCGAGCACCGGTCGCGCAACGCCGACGCGACGAAGAACGCGGTGGACGACGAGTTCACCGCGAGCGACTACCAGGTCATCGAGACGGCCTACGACGCCGCCGCCGAGCGGGAGATGGTCTGTCTCGACCGCCGGCTCGGTCGCCATCCCGAGAACTCGTACGTCTGCCGCCTGTTCGTCCCGAAGGAGCACGCGCGGATCGCGCTGGCGTGGGGGAAGCTCTTAGAGCCCGTCGAGGGCGACCGGGAGCCGGACTTCTACACCGTCCAGCTCCCCGACCGCGACGAGGTCGCCGTCCGCGTCGTGCCCGAGTCGGGCGTCACCGCCGTCCTCGGGAGCGACTACACCGGCGAGGCCAAGAAGTCGTTCCTCCGGCTGTTCATGTTCTACGCGAAACAGCAGGGCGGGCTCGGCCTCCACGCCGGGACCAAGCGCGTCGACCTGGAGACCGACGACGGGATGGACACCGTCGGGCAGGTCTTCCTCGGCCTCTCGGGCACCGGCAAGTCGACCCTGACCGCGCACGGCCTCGACCTCGAGGACCCGGAGGAGGCGACGATGCTGCAGGACGACGTGTGCGCGCTCCGCACCGACGGCTCCGTCGCCGGTAGCGAGGGCCAGGGCCTCTACATCAAGACCATCGGCCTCGACGCCGACGAGCAGCCCGAACTCCACGAGGCGGCCACCCACGAGTCGGCCGTCATGGAGAACGTCGACGTCGACGAGGACGGCGCCGTCGACTTCGACAGCGACGAGCACACGGCCAACGCGCGCGCCGTCGTCCAGCGCGACCACCTCGACTCGGCCGACGACGAGATCGACCTGCCCGAGGTCGATCAGGTGTTCTTCATCACGCGGAACCCCGCGATGCCGCCCATCGCGAAGCTCGCGCCCGAGGAGGCCGCCGCCGCGTTCATGCTGGGCGAGTCGGTCCAGACGAGCGCCGGCGACCCCTCGAAGGCCGGCGAGTCGATCCGCGTCGTCGGCACGAACCCCTTCATCGTCGGCTCGAAGGGCGAGGAGGGCAACCGGTTCCGCGACCTCGTCGCGGACCTCGGCGTGGAGTGTTTCGTCCTCAACACCGGCAGCGTCGGCGACCGCGACGTCGGCGTCGACGACACGGTCACACTCCTCCGGGAGGTCTCCCGCGGATCGATCGAGTGGCGCGAGGACGACGCCACCGGCCTCACCGTGCCGGCGTCGGTGCCGGGCATGGACGTGAGCCGCTTCGACGTCGCGGACGCGCTCGACGACCACGAGGACCGCATCGAGCACCTCCGGACCGAGCGGCGGACGCACCTCGCGCGCTTCGAGGACCTGGCCGACGAGATCGAAGACGCCGTCTACTGA
- a CDS encoding endonuclease/exonuclease/phosphatase family protein has product MPSRFDVMTYNVRYDNPKDTEYVWRKRRDEVASVVRFHGPDVLGLQEALHDQVDDLRERLPRYEWLYAGRDGDVESAGEYAAIAYDRGRFNLEAEGTFWLSETPDEPGSVGWDAMLPRLVKWVRLREIDTGIEFVHYNTHFDHAGAEARCESAALLRDRIDGISPRDPVIVTGDFNTRESEVPYDRMTTAADCERTLLDAHYAANHDHHGPETTVTDFTSLVPGKRIDYVFVTPEVEIDLHGACSDTYGDGDYPSDHLPVITTLSLPRRTADRRG; this is encoded by the coding sequence ATGCCCTCCCGGTTCGACGTCATGACCTACAACGTTCGGTACGACAACCCGAAGGACACGGAGTACGTCTGGCGCAAGCGCCGCGACGAGGTGGCCAGCGTCGTCCGGTTCCACGGTCCGGACGTGCTCGGCCTTCAGGAGGCGCTGCACGACCAGGTCGACGACCTCCGGGAGCGGCTGCCCCGCTACGAGTGGCTGTACGCGGGACGGGACGGTGACGTCGAGAGCGCCGGCGAGTACGCCGCTATCGCCTACGACCGCGGGCGGTTCAACCTCGAGGCGGAGGGGACCTTCTGGCTCTCGGAGACGCCCGACGAGCCCGGCAGCGTCGGCTGGGACGCCATGCTCCCGCGGCTGGTCAAGTGGGTCCGGCTCCGGGAGATCGACACCGGGATCGAGTTCGTCCACTACAACACGCACTTCGACCACGCCGGCGCCGAGGCGCGCTGCGAGAGCGCGGCGCTGCTGCGCGACCGGATCGACGGGATCTCCCCGCGGGACCCGGTGATCGTCACGGGCGACTTCAACACGCGCGAGTCGGAGGTGCCCTACGATCGGATGACGACCGCGGCGGACTGCGAGCGGACGCTCCTCGACGCCCACTACGCGGCCAACCACGACCACCACGGCCCCGAGACGACGGTGACCGACTTCACGAGCCTCGTGCCGGGCAAGCGGATCGACTACGTGTTCGTCACGCCGGAGGTGGAGATCGACCTCCACGGCGCCTGCTCGGACACCTACGGCGACGGCGACTACCCCTCCGATCACCTGCCGGTGATCACCACGCTGTCGCTGCCCCGCCGGACCGCGGACCGGCGTGGGTAG
- a CDS encoding MBL fold metallo-hydrolase: MDETITPSDLADLIAGGERVGVVDVRDRDEFERWRVEGPGVEVEHVPHARFLQAQVRGGAEDLVDLPEPVVAVCGRGEASGHAADLLRAAGVEAANLEGGTDAWARLYRARELETPDGATVVQYHRPATGCLGYLVVDGDDALVVDPLRAFADRYGADAAARGATLRRAVDTHVHADHVSGVRTLSDGDVTAVVPETARDRGLAFDAETLADGDEVAVGETTVRAVAAPGHTTEMTALLVERGGPGTLLSGDSLFLESVARPDLESGVDPERAAATLHESVHERLLALPGETLLAPGHVGPTVRPRADGTYAEPLADVAEAVPLLALDREAFVERVTASLPPRPANAGRIVAANLGREDPDEDLLTLEVGPNNCAAT, translated from the coding sequence ATGGACGAGACGATCACCCCGTCCGACCTGGCCGACCTGATCGCCGGCGGGGAGCGCGTCGGCGTCGTCGACGTGCGCGACCGGGACGAGTTCGAGCGCTGGCGCGTCGAGGGGCCCGGCGTCGAAGTCGAGCACGTCCCCCACGCCCGCTTCCTGCAGGCGCAGGTCCGCGGCGGGGCCGAGGACCTGGTCGACCTGCCGGAACCCGTCGTCGCGGTCTGCGGCCGCGGAGAGGCGAGCGGGCACGCCGCGGACCTGCTCCGGGCGGCGGGCGTCGAGGCCGCGAACCTCGAGGGCGGCACGGACGCCTGGGCGCGGCTGTACCGGGCCCGCGAACTCGAAACGCCCGACGGCGCGACGGTCGTCCAGTACCACCGTCCGGCGACGGGGTGTCTCGGCTACCTCGTCGTCGACGGCGACGACGCCCTCGTCGTGGACCCGCTCCGGGCGTTCGCGGATCGCTACGGGGCGGACGCGGCCGCCCGCGGCGCGACGCTCCGGCGGGCGGTCGACACGCACGTCCACGCGGACCACGTCAGCGGCGTCCGGACGCTGTCGGACGGCGACGTGACCGCGGTGGTCCCCGAGACGGCGCGTGATCGGGGCCTCGCGTTCGACGCCGAGACGCTGGCCGACGGGGACGAGGTAGCGGTCGGCGAGACGACCGTGCGGGCCGTCGCCGCCCCGGGTCACACCACCGAGATGACCGCGCTGCTGGTCGAGCGCGGCGGCCCGGGGACGCTGCTGTCCGGCGACAGCCTCTTCCTCGAGAGCGTCGCCCGGCCGGACCTGGAGAGCGGCGTCGACCCCGAACGCGCCGCCGCGACCCTCCACGAGAGCGTCCACGAGCGCCTCCTGGCGCTGCCCGGCGAGACGCTCCTGGCACCCGGCCACGTCGGCCCGACGGTCCGCCCGCGCGCCGACGGCACCTACGCGGAGCCGCTCGCCGACGTGGCCGAGGCGGTCCCGCTGCTCGCGCTGGACCGCGAGGCGTTCGTCGAGCGCGTCACGGCGTCGCTCCCGCCCCGGCCGGCCAACGCCGGGCGCATCGTGGCGGCCAATCTGGGGCGCGAGGACCCGGACGAGGACCTGCTGACGCTCGAGGTCGGGCCGAACAACTGCGCGGCCACCTAG
- a CDS encoding metallophosphoesterase family protein — MLVLGDAHAAEDPDNDDALLAAYDAADADVALQLGDLQRYDLPAPTWFVGGNNEDFDVIDALRAGDSPEQVSNAHLLAGTAAEVEGLRVAGLSGNYAPTQYDKPRSELSGERRRHFVREDVEAVAALEDVDVLMTHEAPEGLVYYGYDAGCEHVTRLVEGLDPDLCLVGHHETHREATVHGVRAVSLAPVWQCYYRLDPETLELTVRETPNGDD; from the coding sequence ATGCTCGTCCTCGGCGACGCGCACGCGGCGGAGGACCCGGACAACGACGACGCCCTGCTGGCGGCCTACGACGCCGCGGACGCCGACGTCGCGCTCCAGCTGGGGGACCTCCAGCGGTACGACCTGCCCGCGCCCACGTGGTTCGTCGGGGGCAACAACGAGGACTTCGACGTCATCGACGCGCTCCGGGCGGGGGACTCGCCGGAGCAGGTCAGCAACGCCCACCTGCTGGCCGGCACCGCGGCGGAGGTCGAGGGCCTTCGCGTCGCCGGCCTCTCCGGCAACTACGCGCCGACGCAGTACGACAAGCCCCGCAGCGAGCTCTCGGGCGAGCGGCGCCGACACTTCGTCCGCGAGGACGTCGAGGCGGTCGCGGCCCTGGAGGACGTCGACGTCCTCATGACCCACGAGGCGCCGGAGGGGCTGGTGTACTACGGCTACGACGCCGGCTGCGAGCACGTGACGCGCCTGGTCGAGGGGCTGGACCCGGACCTCTGTCTCGTCGGCCACCACGAGACCCACCGCGAGGCGACGGTCCACGGCGTGCGTGCCGTCAGCCTCGCGCCGGTCTGGCAGTGCTACTACCGGCTCGACCCCGAGACGCTGGAGCTGACGGTTCGCGAGACGCCGAACGGGGACGACTGA
- a CDS encoding rubrerythrin family protein, giving the protein MDPAQFRDRVADAKRTELDRLGSGKLLIALTEADLTDDAVLAAAADRYHAAGELLAAWADDEADADAASTFADLAERAADGYERVAAARDGHDPGPPGPVYEHLRDLSGTVERAAGLVGHGLLADRVTLQFVSYFVNEADEARADLFRERRTDAADATDAAAGLVTDRCAGSAADDAADVASAVVDVAYREYADSLRDLGMDPKPIC; this is encoded by the coding sequence ATGGACCCCGCGCAGTTCCGCGACCGGGTGGCCGACGCGAAGCGGACGGAGCTCGACCGCCTCGGCTCGGGGAAGCTACTGATCGCCCTCACGGAGGCGGACCTGACCGACGACGCGGTCCTCGCGGCCGCGGCGGACCGGTACCACGCGGCCGGCGAACTCCTGGCGGCGTGGGCCGACGACGAGGCGGACGCCGACGCCGCGTCGACCTTCGCCGACCTGGCCGAGCGGGCGGCGGACGGCTACGAGCGCGTCGCCGCAGCGCGCGACGGCCACGACCCCGGGCCGCCGGGCCCGGTGTACGAGCACCTCCGGGACCTGTCGGGGACGGTCGAGCGCGCCGCCGGCCTGGTCGGCCACGGCCTCCTCGCCGACCGGGTGACGCTCCAGTTCGTGAGTTACTTCGTGAACGAGGCGGACGAGGCGCGGGCGGACCTGTTCCGGGAGCGACGGACGGACGCCGCGGACGCCACGGACGCGGCCGCCGGGCTGGTCACCGACCGCTGCGCCGGGTCGGCGGCCGACGACGCGGCCGACGTCGCGTCGGCGGTCGTCGACGTCGCCTACCGGGAGTACGCCGACTCGCTGCGCGACCTGGGGATGGATCCGAAACCAATCTGCTGA
- a CDS encoding sugar phosphate isomerase/epimerase family protein, with translation MAAFDVGVQSVVYAESSLYELLDELDETGIDQLELWGRHLDADDEAETVAVAEDVLADAGVSVCGHGVVDLDDTGQAREHVAFADRIGADYVTVNYPPARDDVTEELIDLAEEFGIDVGIHNYSSVHHDDLSQVFSSIDDARAVLEAYDHPRLGLCLDTGHFLVEDVDPAEAVRELGDRINSVHLKDTSEAEAEDVPGAGRLDLPVLVNLLDEHTDLDAPLVIEYELPADRATEALIEAERNVRAAIGD, from the coding sequence ATGGCTGCCTTCGACGTCGGCGTCCAGAGCGTCGTGTACGCGGAGTCCTCGCTCTACGAGTTGCTCGACGAACTCGACGAGACGGGTATCGATCAGCTGGAGCTGTGGGGCCGCCACCTCGACGCCGACGACGAGGCGGAGACCGTCGCCGTGGCCGAGGACGTCCTCGCCGACGCCGGCGTGTCCGTCTGCGGCCACGGCGTCGTCGACCTCGACGACACGGGGCAGGCGCGCGAGCACGTGGCCTTCGCCGACCGGATCGGCGCCGACTACGTCACCGTCAACTACCCGCCGGCGCGCGACGACGTCACGGAGGAGCTGATCGACCTCGCGGAGGAGTTCGGCATCGACGTCGGCATCCACAACTACTCGTCGGTCCACCACGACGACCTCTCGCAGGTGTTCTCCTCCATCGACGACGCCCGCGCCGTCCTCGAGGCGTACGACCACCCCCGGCTCGGGCTCTGTCTCGACACCGGTCACTTCCTCGTCGAGGACGTCGACCCCGCCGAAGCCGTCCGGGAACTGGGCGATCGGATCAACAGCGTCCACCTGAAGGACACCTCGGAGGCCGAGGCGGAGGACGTCCCCGGCGCCGGCCGGCTCGACCTGCCCGTCCTCGTCAACCTGCTCGACGAGCACACGGATCTGGACGCGCCGCTGGTCATCGAGTACGAACTGCCCGCGGACCGGGCGACGGAGGCACTGATCGAGGCCGAGCGGAACGTCCGCGCGGCGATAGGCGACTAA